CTCCTCGATGGTTTCGTGTTAATTACCACATCAAGGTACATGCATATATGGCTCCTAGGACGTTTATGATCAATCTGTTTCCCGTGATTGGTGGCTAACGACCAAACGGGCAAGCATATGCTTTCTACTTTCTAGATGCACATTATAAATTCCAAAGACACAAGGAAAATTAAGAATATTGTGTTTCTTTTCTAAGCCCTTCAGTtgacccaaaaacaaaacaacctaGAAGAAACGCCTCCGGCCACTAGCttgttcatatatattatatggttGCAGTTGCATTACGTTTTTGTTGCATGTGGAAGACTCCAAGGTTACCGCCTATATATGATCATGAAGTTTCGGAAACAAAACAGACTGGACCAAGGAAGTTAACGGTCTTCGGAGGTTAAGAACAGAAATCCCTTGACTAGCTAGATAGGATCGAGGACATGTACACGTACCGCCCACCAAAGTTGCCCTGCTAGCTTGTCATGCTTTTATTGAAGTGAAGCCTAATTTTAACCTTTCTAACACGGCACTTTGTTACCACTCGTTGGGACCTCAACTAAGACTCAGAAAAGTCTAGCTAGCTAGTGTTTGGCTCATTTTGTCCACAAAAATGGGCTGCGCGCAAGCTCTTTAATTCCATGTTAACGGACAAACATTGTACCCAGGCTATGTACCCATGTTACAACTGTAtgaatgacaattttttacacgacatGAATCTGGTTAATCTGAAACTAGCGAGTTAGGtttaacctatatagtctttatgataaattttttttttgacaaaactcacaaactcaatacaaaattcgCACCAGATATTACTTGATCAATTCAAATGCCACATCAAAGTCATGATTTCTGTAATCGTCTCAAATTTAAATATACCATAGCATATGTAGggttatttaaaattcaagGTCAGTGGTCAAGACCCACAAGCTAATGGAAATCCATTACCTATTACGTATTTGACATACGAATATATTGATggtaaaaaattcaattatttattatataatttgttGAAAGTtgcagttatatatatatacaatcatTTGGATCATCGTATCCCATCCACATATGCATTATTCTCTGTTTTATCTTCTTTCTGTGCTTGAATTCATAGTTTCGTGTCTCGGCCGGTGCTTATCCTTACGATCGACCAGCACAACTCTCCTTCGGTTATGTAGCTGCTGTCTTAATATGGTggattgtttttcttctttttttttaatatatggaTGAATAAGatcttattgaaaaataaacaaaatgaaCACGGCTGCTCGAGACCAAAAACGAACAAACGTACCCCAAATAACTatcttttaaaaacaaatgtACGAGGAACAGACAaattcctcatatatatatatatatatatatatatatatatatatatatatataagctatcTATTAAAAACAAACGTTAGAAATAACTAAGTAAATTTATCCTAGACCTAACACCAACTAAAATATCCCTGTAGCCCTTTTTCCCtactcaataataataataaacaatcaACTAGAATTATCTAAGTAGACATTATCAGCACTATGGGGATTGCTCTGAAAAAATCCAtgcatttctctctcttccgatatgattactattgaatttgagaCATGATACATGTGcattttttgtacatctttCATACAActtttttctaaatcaaccattagatttgtatgACCCACATGTGAGTCCTTATAAGTCttacagatccaatggttaatttagAAAAGAGATGTGTGGaagatgtacaaaagatataaaaatatcatttctcattgagTTTTGAtcaagccacctcattttttgagagacttctagaattacCTCATATCTttagaatagtttttttttttttttttgaagtaaataAACTGATAAAGGAGAGGAGTATATGAGCTCATTAAACATAATTATATTCGCACATGGGAATTAAATACTATATATTCTTCCTCTCAAGGAAGGCTGCTAGCGAAGAGTTCGGTCCAGGCGGCGTTTTGGTCTCTCTAGTTCATGTAACAACGTTTTACACATTAATTGTACTTTTCAACATTCTAGTATTTCTTGCTAAGTCCATCACAAAATTTTCCACACTAAAATTCCTATAAATACCTGTCCTACATGCCCTATTATCCCATCAACCAACTAAGTACGTTCTTTCTGCAATATTGTATGTTACAGACCAAGATGGGTTTGTGCAAGACACCACTAGCCCTTATTTGCCTCTTTGGCTTAACCCTACTCCATCTCTCCCTTGCCCAAGACACCCAACAAGACTACCTCAAAGCCCACAACGACGCCCGTGCAGCGGTGGGAGTTCCGGCGCTGACATGGGATGACAAAGTAGCTGCATATGCACAAGACTATGCTAATAAACGTATTGGCGACTGCAGTCTTGTGCACTCCGGTGGGCCTTACGGTGAAAACATTGCATGGGGCAGTGCCGACCTGTCAGGCACGGCGGCGGTAAAGATGTGGGTGGACGAGAAGGCGAACTATGACTACAACTCCAACACTTGCGCTGCTGGGAAAGTGTGCGGGCACTACACTCAGGTGGTGTGGCGCAACTCTGTGCGTCTAGGATGTGCTAAAGTTCGGTGCAATAGTGGAGGTACATTCATTATCTGCAACTATGATCCCCCAGGCAACTTTAACGGGCAGCGGCCTTACTAGGAGCTACCtgttcatccactaaataagcatataaacGTGTTTAAAGATAAATAAGCCatgttttagaaagaaaagaataaaatggaTATTAGAAAGtgatccatctttggttggatGTAattaaattcttcttctttgtgaGATGCGATGTGTAAGGGAAGATCAAAAACATCTTCGAAGAAGAATAAAAACATCTTCGAAGAAGAATGAGTTTTAATGCACGTGAATGCAATAATTGTCAGTGGCTTGTATTTAATTGGTACTATATGTATATTTGATGAATGCATGAATCGATCAGTTGATCAAGTCTGAATTACGATAATGTATTTGCTTTCACCTAGAAGTACTTGTTCTCGATACTTAGGTTCCAAGCACACCCCAAGTAAGTAATTCTGGATAGCTAGGATGAATTTTGATTACTACCAACTGATGATGCATTTAAATAAGTTGATTTTATTTAcgattttcaaatttcataatttgatCCTCTATAATTTGAGCAAATGAAAAGACGACAGTACTGTTGGATGGATATTTAATTTCTACGTTATTGATTCATAATCAAGAGCTAGTACAATTGGTAGCTGTTTAACTTTACACTGGTGCATATATATTCTAGCAAGGCTAAATTATGATACTGGTTATTGTACATATTTgccttatatttttaattaattttcaagtAATCAGTTtagtttcccaaaaaaaaaaaaaaaaacaaaaaaaagagtcaAGCCTTTTGTTATCTTTAAAAGAAACGTTTCTCTTACATTTTTCATACACCTCTTCTACATCGGCCTCATCCTACGTGGcgttattttttcaattttttttttatttaccaatttttaaaagaaatgtaGACTGCCATAACCAAAGATGATCACCGTCACACAAACACTAAGGGCTCTATAGTTACAAAAGCTTTATCCTTCATATAGTCTAACTGATCACTAGGTATCGGAGTCCTCGCTGAAATAGCCCTAGCTATTACTCATCTAAGCCTTATTTCGTGAACATGTGTAGGGGAGGGATAGCCTATTGGAGGACTCAAGAAGAAGGTGAAACCTTCATAAAGCAGTCAACAGACCCattaatttaaaatcgcacttttaatCTACAAAACCGCAATGCCAAATGCACtagaagttaattaattataactaGCAATGTAAGATTAAGAGCATGGTTATTAAGCAAGGGAGAGGATCGGATAACAATGACTTGTTTGTTAAATGATAGCGATGAGAgactatatatattgttttataggACATGGAACAAGGGCATGGCATGGGTACGTAATATTCTACTTTTGACTTGGAAAAAGGTGGAACTGGCCGGTAATTGAGGGTGAAACACAAAGAAAGGCAATTGAAAAGAAATGTGAGGGCGAATCAACGGAGAGATGGAGGAAAAATAATgaactttgattttttttttttttttttctaat
The sequence above is drawn from the Alnus glutinosa chromosome 11, dhAlnGlut1.1, whole genome shotgun sequence genome and encodes:
- the LOC133882421 gene encoding pathogenesis-related protein 1-like; translation: MLQTKMGLCKTPLALICLFGLTLLHLSLAQDTQQDYLKAHNDARAAVGVPALTWDDKVAAYAQDYANKRIGDCSLVHSGGPYGENIAWGSADLSGTAAVKMWVDEKANYDYNSNTCAAGKVCGHYTQVVWRNSVRLGCAKVRCNSGGTFIICNYDPPGNFNGQRPY